Within the Paenibacillus sp. AN1007 genome, the region GACAGGGGTAGATCACCCGGTTTCGGGTCTACGTCCACGTACTCAATCGCCCTATTCAGACTCGCTTTCGCTGCGGCTCCGGCTCTTCACCTTAACCTTGCACGGGAACGTAACTCGCCGGTTCATTCTACAAAAGGCACGCCATCACCCTGTTGACGAACAAGTTCGCAACATAGGGCTCTGACTTTTTGTAAGCACACGGTTTCAGGTTCTATTTCACTCCCCTTCCGGGGTGCTTTTCACCTTTCCCTCACGGTACTGCTTCACTATCGGTCGCTAGGAAGTATTTAGCCTTGGCAGATGGTCCTGCCGGATTCATACGGGGTTTCACGTGCCCCGCACTACTCGGGATCCGTCTCGGAGAGAATCAACTTTCAATTACAGGGCTTTTACCTTCTTTGGCGGGCCTTTCCAGACCTCTTCGTTTAACTGACTCCTTTGTAACTCCATGTGAGACGTCCCACAACCCCAAAGAGCAAGCTCTTTGGTTTGGGCTTCTCCGCGTTCGCTCGCCGCTACTGACGGAATCACTATTGTTTTCTCTTCCTCAGGGTACTTAGATGTTTCAGTTCCCCTGGTATGCCTCTGCACAACCTATGTATTCAGTTGTGAGTAACTGGATATTACCCCAGCTGGGTTTCCCCATTCGGACATCCCCGGATCAAAGCTTGCTTACAGCTCCCCGAGGCAGTATCGTTGTTCGCCACGTCCTTCATCGGCTCCTAGCGCCTAGGCATCCTCCGTGTGCTCTTAGCAGCTTAACCAGTTCGCTCGTGTTCGAGCTGTCGCTCCCCTTGTTTTGAACTTTGTTCAAAGCCAAAAGTCGCTCCATTTCGATCACTCGCTCCAGCAATCTACCTTAAAAACACTTTCACTTGTTGACACAAGTTCAGCTCGGATGATTGTTGTTCGGTTACTTGAACCGAGCCAGCATTCATCCCTAAAAGGAATGTTCTAATTCGCGTTTGTTTCGTTTCGATATCTAGTTTTCAAAGAACAAATCGGTTTCTTCGGGCCGTTCACCATCGGTGTCCGTCGAAAAAACGAGATGATTGAGAGTTTGAGCTCTCAAAACTGAGCAACGAGTGAGCAACTAGCCGACCTGGCTAGATTTTAAATTTGAATGTCTTCATTGCAGAAGACGATTCTCCATAGAAAGGAGGTGATCCAGCCGCACCTTCCGATACGGCTACCTTGTTACGACTTCACCCCAATCATCTATCCCACCTTCGGCGGCTGGCTCCTTGCGGTTACCCCACCGACTTCGGGTGTTATAAACTCTCGTGGTGTGACGGGCGGTGTGTACAAGACCCGGGAACGTATTCACCGCGGCATGCTGATCCGCGATTACTAGCAATTCCGACTTCATGCAGGCGAGTTGCAGCCTGCAATCCGAACTGAGACCGGCTTTTTAGGATTGGTTCCACCTCGCGGCTTCACTGCCCGTTGTACCGGCCATTGTAGTACGTGTGTAGCCCAGGTCATAAGGGGCATGATGATTTGACGTCATCCCCACCTTCCTCCGGTTTGTCACCGGCAGTCACCTTAGAGTGCCCACCCGAAGTGCTGGCAACTAAGATCAAGGGTTGCGCTCGTTGCGGGACTTAACCCAACATCTCACGACACGAGCTGACGACAACCATGCACCACCTGTCTCAACTTTCCCCGAAGGGCACCTAACGCATCTCTGCCTCGTTAGTTGGATGTCAAGACCTGGTAAGGTTCTTCGCGTTGCTTCGAATTAAACCACATACTCCACTGCTTGTGCGGGTCCCCGTCAATTCCTTTGAGTTTCAGTCTTGCGACCGTACTCCCCAGGCGGAATGCTTAATGTGTTAACTTCGGCACCAAGGGTATCGAAACCCCTAACACCTAGCATTCATCGTTTACGGCGTGGACTACCAGGGTATCTAATCCTGTTTGCTCCCCACGCTTTCGCGCCTCAGCGTCAGTTACAGCCCAGAGAGTCGCCTTCGCCACTGGTGTTCCTCCACATCTCTACGCATTTCACCGCTACACGTGGAATTCCACTCTCCTCTTCTGCACTCAAGTCACGCAGTTTCCAGTGCGATCCGGGGTTGAGCCCCGGGATTAAACACCAGACTTACATGACCGCCTGCGCGCGCTTTACGCCCAATAATTCCGGACAACGCTTGCCCCCTACGTATTACCGCGGCTGCTGGCACGTAGTTAGCCGGGGCTTTCTTCTCAGGTACCGTCACCTTGAGAGCAGTTACTCTCCCAAGCGTTCTTCCCTGGCAACAGAGCTTTACGATCCGAAAACCTTCATCACTCACGCGGCATTGCTCCGTCAGGCTTTCGCCCATTGCGGAAGATTCCCTACTGCTGCCTCCCGTAGGAGTCTGGGCCGTGTCTCAGTCCCAGTGTGGCCGATCACCCTCTCAGGTCGGCTACGCATCGTCGCCTTGGTGAGCCGTTACCCCACCAACTAGCTAATGCGCCGCAGGCCCATCCCCAAGTGACAGATTGCTCCGTCTTTCCAGTTTCCTTCAGGCGAAGAAAACAAGTATTCGGTATTAGCTACCGTTTCCGGTAGTTGTCCCAAGCTTGAGGGCAGGTTGCCTACGTGTTACTCACCCGTCCGCCGCTAACCATCCGAGAAGCAAGCTTCTCTTCAAGTCCGCTCGACTTGCATGTATTAGGCATGCCGCCAGCGTTCGTCCTGAGCCAGGATCAAACTCTCCAATAAAGATGAATTTCGTCAGCGTAGTTAAACACTGTGAAACTCATCGGGGTATTGAAAAGAGCGAATAGCTCATTTTGAATCTGACGAGATTAAAAATCTCATTGTTGATCTTGCAAGCAAGATCATTACTCACTCGTTGTTCAGTTTTCAAAGATCAAACTTGTTTCATCACTGAATTTCTTTCGCTTCAGTAACTTTTATATCATATCATTTCCGAACCGACTTTGCAAGCTCTTTTTTTAAGTTTCTTTCGAAGCTTAATGTTATTTGCTTGTCCACTGTGTAAGCTGTGTTTTCTTGGCCGGAATTAGAATATACCATGTGTAGAATATGAATGCAAGTCTTTTTTACCCTGACATAGAAATTCTAAATCTCGTCTTAAAACCTCTGTCTTCACAGTGGACTTTTTCACCCTAAGATTGAGCATTAGCTGATACGTAAATATCCTACCTCTTCTTTATTAGCATTATCCTATATTTTTAGCAGGCGCCTTTTTTGGCCACAAGCTGTAGCTGAAACTAATTAAGAAATCGATGCCCAGCACCAAGCCCCATACACGAATCAAACCTGTAAACACCTCTGTCCGAGCAGCGTCACCGATCCAGATTATGATGAGATAAAGTATCGCACTTCCTATACTCCAAGCCAAAAGATGCCTAATCCAACCCATACGCTCGTTCCTGGCATGTTCTCTTCCATACAGTTTATTCTTTCTAGGATTTTCTCCCCCTCTGAACCAGTATTGAAAGTAACGGTCTGCCCAAGCAATCATCTGATGTCCAAAGGCAATACTTACTCCTACGTAAATTGCCGCTATGCCATGAACCATACTCGCCTCAGCTCCGCGCTGGAGATCGATTACAGTGGCAATTAGCAGAAGGACATCAACGATCGGTGTAGCAGCCAACAGAGCCCATCCCAACCGCTTTTGGCCCAGCATATATCGTACGCTCAACCCTGCCGCAACAAAAACCCAGAAAGCAATCTCACATGCGATAATAAAATAAGCTATCATGACTGCACCCCCCTTAATATAATACACTTGTATTACATCCAATTTAACACGTTTGTACTATAATAATCAATAATGATATAATGAAGTCATGCCTAAAATTGTAGATCATGATAAACAGCGCGTGCTCGTGGCCGAAGCCGCATGGCGTATAATTCGAAAAAACGGTATGGAGCAGGCCTCCGTTCGGAATATCGCCGAAGAAGCCGGAATCTCGGTCGGTTCTATGCGTCACTACTTTTCCACTCAATCGGAGCTGCTGCTATTTGCAATGAATCTTGTATCGGAACGAGTTACGTCCCGGATTAAGCGCATGTCCTTTGATGGACACCCGATGGATAATATGAAGCAATTGCTGCTTGAATTCATGCCTAATACGGATGAGAAAATGGCTGAAATGGAGGTGTGGTACGCTTTTACTGCCAAATCCAAAACTGATCCAGCATTCAAAGAACTGGCTGACGCTGTCTATAATGATATTAGACGCGCTGTCGAGATGGCCATCATTACACTGACGGAGCTTAAGCTCTTCAGACCAGATCTGAATCAGGAACTCGAGATTGAACGGCTGTATGCCCTTATTGATGGCTTGGCTGTTCATGCTGTGCTTAGACCAGATCAGGTCAATGCTGACTTGATGGACGAAGCTCTCACACTACATCTAAATTCTCTATGCATATAAGCTATGAACCTCAATCATCCATGACACATAAAAAAACGCAGTACATTCAATGTCACTCCCTACTTTTCATATAAGGGATGTGCATACTGAATGGCTGCGTTTTTGTTTTATCCAATAATAATTCGGCCTTCCGGATGGCGATACAATTTCTTCTCCTTACGTGGACGAAGCGCATACGCTATCGTTAATGGCCCAATCCGACCAACAAACATGGTGAAGGTAATAATAATTTTGCCCCAATTGGTCATCTCATGGGTTACGCCCACCGAAAGACCAACCGTTCCAATAGCCGATGCCGCCTCAAACATCAGTGAAAGGAATGGTGCATCCTCTGTTGTAAGCAGGAGCATCACCACAACCATGAAGATACTGAGGGAAACCATAATAATGGTCAATGCTCTCATGAGCAGATCTTTCGGTACACGCTGACGGAAGAAAACAATGTCCTTGTTTCCGCGAATCATGGCATATACTGCTCCTATCATGATCAGAAACGTGGTCGTTTTGATTCCCCCACCTGTCGAACCTGGAGAAGCCCCAATGAACATAAGCAGGATAAAGAAAAATTGAGTCGCCTGCCGCATCTGCGTGATATCAATAGTACTCGTTCCAGAAGAGCGTGTAGAGACAGATTGAAAGAACGCCGCATATATCTTCTCGCTCCACGTCAGTGAACCCAGCGTATGACCGTTCGTAAATTCAAAAATGAACAGCACTACTGCACCTATCCCGATCAGCGCACCTGATACAGACAGCACCAGTTTGGACTGCAAGGATAACCGCCGACGTTTGCGATATTCGAACAGGTCATTCAGAACAACAAAGCCAAGTCCGCCCGACACCACCAAAATTGAAGCTGTGACATTAAAAATCCAGTCTCCGGTATAGTATTGAAAGCTGTTGCCAAACAGATCAAATCCCCCGTTGTTAAACAAGGATACCGAATGAAAGATGCCATAGTAAACTGCCTGCATGAACGGCATCTCGGCTGCCCAGCGCAGCGCCAGAATAACTGCCGCCACTCCCTCAATGGTAAATGAAAAGATCAGAACTTTGCGGATAATTCGTACGATTCCCTCCATACTGTCTGCATTAATAGCTTCCTTCAGCAGCAGCCTGTCCTTAAGAGACAGCCTTTTACCCAGCACAAGTGCAAACAATGTGGCCATGGTCATGAAACCCAGCCCACCCAGCTGCATGAGAATCATAATGACAATCTGACCAAACAAATTAAAGGTTGCCCCTATGTCCACCACAACCAACCCCGTCACACATGCCGCAGAGGTAGCTGTAAAAAGAGCGTCGATAAAGGCTAGGTGTGTACCGCTCTGATTGGCAAACGGCAGCATCAACAGCACCGTTCCGAAGGAAATAATCAGCAGGAAGCCGCCAACCAAAATTAACGGGGGAGATACAAACTTGGCGATGTGAAGCCTGAACTTCATGAAGGGCACCTCTTTTAACCAAAATAAAAATTTGAGCAGCTGTAACCCGCACTAACAACAACAATAGTTTGACTTGCCTATGTAAACCCAAAGAGGAACTTGCCCCAGCTTGAAGCAAGTGGCAGGTTCCTCTCCTATTATGAACGAAAACTACGTTCCTTATTTACTCTTGTGTACGTGGACGCATATGAGGGAAGAGCAGTACGTCACGAATAGATGGTGAATTGGTGAGCAGCATGATCAGACGATCAATCCCGATTCCCAAACCACCTGTTGGCGGCATACCATACTCCAGTGCACGGATGAAGTCGTCATCCATCTCATGAGCCTCGTCATTACCATGCTCTTTTTCCAACATCTGTGCTTCAAAACGCTGACGCTGATCAATTGGATCATTCAGCTCAGTGAAAGCATTGGCATGCTCACGCCCAACGATAAACAACTCAAAGCGGTCCGTAAAGCGTGGATCTGCATCGCTTTTCTTCGCTAACGGTGATATTTCAAGTGGATGCCCCATAATGAATGTTGGCTGAATTAGTGTCTCTTCAACAAACTCTTCGAAGAAAGCGTTCAGGATATGGCCAAATGTCATATGCGGTTCAACTTTTACATTGTGCTCTTTGGCCAAGCTGTGAGCTTCCTCATCCGTCATATGAACGGAGAAGTCTACGCCAACCACTTCCTTAACAGCATCCACCATCGTTACGCGGCGCCATTGAGGCGTTAGATCAACTTCGTGATCTCCATACTGAATCACTTGTGTACCCAGCACTTCCTGCGCGATGTGAGCTACCAGGTTTTCAGTTAGAGCCATGATATCCTTGTAATCCGCATAAGCTTCATACAGCTCAATCATCGTAAATTCCGGATTGTGTCGTGTAGACATGCCTTCATTGCGGTATACACGGCCGATCTCATATACCTTTTCCAAACCGCCAACAATCAAACGTTTCAAGTGAAGTTCGATCGCAATCCGCATGTACAATTCCATATCAAGCGCATTGTGATGTGTAATGAACGGACGAGCCGCGGCACCACCTGCGATCGCATGAAGCGTTGGTGTCTCCACTTCAAGGTAGCCATGGGAGTCGAGGTAACGACGCATGGATTGAATGATTTTGGAACGCATAATGAAGGTCTGCTGCACATCAGGGTTCATGATCAGATCTACATAGCGCTGACGATAACGCAGTTCAACATCAGTCAGACCATGATATTTGTCTGGAAGTGGATACAGTGACTTCGACAGCACTTCCAGGTCTTTTACTTTAATGGTAGTCTCGCCTGTCTTGGTTTTGAACACAACACCGGTTACCCCGACGATATCCCCAAGATCAAGCAGACTAAATGCCGTAAACTTATCCTCTGGCACGCTATCCTGACGAACATAGATCTGGATTCGGCCGCTCAGGTCCTGAATATGTGCAAAGCTTGCTTTACCCATTCCCCGCTTCGCCATAATCCGTCCGGCAATACTGACTTCGATGTGCTTCTCTTCCAGCTCTTCCTTGGTCAGTTCTTCATATTTCTTCAGAATGGAGCCGGCTTCTTCGGTACGTACGTATTTTTGGCCAAATGGATCGATCCCCAAGCTGCGGAGCTCGTCCAATTTGTCGCGGCGAATCTGTAACAGCTCGCTAAGTTCGGTTTCCTGATTCAAGACTTCATCCGTCATGATCTGTATTCATCTCCTTATTTACATTGCAGCCGTGAGTAAACGCTTCTCGGTAATGTTGAAAAAAGCTTCCCTAAGGAAGCTTTTGTCTACCGCACCTGACTGCTTCGTTACTACAGCTTTTTAATATCTACAATTTTATATTGGATTACGCCAGCAGGCACACTTACATCAACCACTGTACCCTTTTTCTTGCCCAAAATAGCTTTACCTACAGGACTTTCATTGGAAATCTTGTTCTGAAGCGGATTGGATTCCGCAGTACCTACAATCGTATATTCCGTGATATCGCCAAATTCCAGATCCTCTACCGTTACGGTTGCACCCACACTTACGGAATCGGTATCGATTTCGTCGCTGTTGATAATTCGCGCATTACGCAGCAGCTTCTCCAGTGTAATGATACGTCCCTCAATGAAAGCCTGCTCATTCTTAGCATCTTCGTATTCGGAGTTTTCACTGATATCACCATATCCGATGGCTACTTTGATCCGCTCAGCCACTTCGCGGCGCTTCACTGATTTCAGTGTTTCCAGTTCTTCTTCCAGCTTCTTGAGTCCTTCTGGTGTAAGGATAACTTCCTTGTCGCTCATCTCAACCGATTCTCCTGTCATGGGAATAATTTGATTGTACGGCAACGGAATCAGTGCTGATGACAGAACTCCGCCCGCATACATCTTCAAAACTATATGAAGTTCTCCAGAGAAATAGAATATTCCTCCTGATGCACTATACTTAGTAAACGCACATGGCGAATTTATACTGAGAAATTATAGGGGAACGATCTCGAAAAGTCAATGTTACGCCCCCTATGGCTGTAAACGTTTTACAACCGCTTCGTTAATTAAGAGGCATTTCCAGTGATGACAGGCTCAGACTCCAGATTCCCTTCGATTTTCAGCTGCTCCACGAAGTTCTCCAAAATCTCTACCATCTCATCGCGTTTGGTTCCTTCCATAATAACATCCTTAATTCGGGCTGATCCTTTCAACCCCTTCAGGTACCATGCCAGATGTTTGCGCATTTCACGTACAGCGACCGTTTCATTCTTGAGTGCAATCAGTCGATCCATATGGAGAACAGCTACACGGATTTTCTCCTCCGCATTCGGGTCGGGAGGCAGCTGGCCTGAACTCAGGTACTGAATTGTACGATACAGCATCCATGGGTTACCCAAGGCAGCACGTCCGATCATTACTCCGTCACAGCCCGTTTCATCCAGCATACGGCGGGCATCCTCCGGTGAAGATACGTCGCCATTACCAATGACAGGAATGGAGACAGCATCCTTGACGTTTTTGATATGCGACCAATCTGCTGTGCCGGTATAGAGCTGTTCTCTTGTCCGGCCATGCACGCTGACAGCACTTCCGCCGGCGCGTTCCACAGCAAGAGCATTCTCCACTACATAGATGTGCTCGTTATCCCAGCCAATCCGCATTTTAACGGTAACAGGTTTCTCCACAGCTTCTACAACGGCGGATACCATCTCGTATATTTTATTCGGGTCCAGCAGCCAGCGTGCACCTGCATCACACTTCGTTACCTTTGGTACAGGGCACCCCATGTTAATGTCAATGATATCTGCATTCGTTTCCTTATCTACGATTCTTGCCGCTTCAACGAGTGATTCCCGGTCGCCTCCCCAGATCTGAAGACTAAGCGGTTTCTCGCGCTCATCAACAAACAACATCTCACGTGTTCGCTGG harbors:
- the lysS gene encoding lysine--tRNA ligase, translating into MTDEVLNQETELSELLQIRRDKLDELRSLGIDPFGQKYVRTEEAGSILKKYEELTKEELEEKHIEVSIAGRIMAKRGMGKASFAHIQDLSGRIQIYVRQDSVPEDKFTAFSLLDLGDIVGVTGVVFKTKTGETTIKVKDLEVLSKSLYPLPDKYHGLTDVELRYRQRYVDLIMNPDVQQTFIMRSKIIQSMRRYLDSHGYLEVETPTLHAIAGGAAARPFITHHNALDMELYMRIAIELHLKRLIVGGLEKVYEIGRVYRNEGMSTRHNPEFTMIELYEAYADYKDIMALTENLVAHIAQEVLGTQVIQYGDHEVDLTPQWRRVTMVDAVKEVVGVDFSVHMTDEEAHSLAKEHNVKVEPHMTFGHILNAFFEEFVEETLIQPTFIMGHPLEISPLAKKSDADPRFTDRFELFIVGREHANAFTELNDPIDQRQRFEAQMLEKEHGNDEAHEMDDDFIRALEYGMPPTGGLGIGIDRLIMLLTNSPSIRDVLLFPHMRPRTQE
- the dusB gene encoding tRNA dihydrouridine synthase DusB, whose protein sequence is MLKIGNIKMKNQVVLAPMAGVCNPAFRLIAKEFGTGLVCAEMVSGKAIVHGNQRTREMLFVDEREKPLSLQIWGGDRESLVEAARIVDKETNADIIDINMGCPVPKVTKCDAGARWLLDPNKIYEMVSAVVEAVEKPVTVKMRIGWDNEHIYVVENALAVERAGGSAVSVHGRTREQLYTGTADWSHIKNVKDAVSIPVIGNGDVSSPEDARRMLDETGCDGVMIGRAALGNPWMLYRTIQYLSSGQLPPDPNAEEKIRVAVLHMDRLIALKNETVAVREMRKHLAWYLKGLKGSARIKDVIMEGTKRDEMVEILENFVEQLKIEGNLESEPVITGNAS
- the greA gene encoding transcription elongation factor GreA; the encoded protein is MSDKEVILTPEGLKKLEEELETLKSVKRREVAERIKVAIGYGDISENSEYEDAKNEQAFIEGRIITLEKLLRNARIINSDEIDTDSVSVGATVTVEDLEFGDITEYTIVGTAESNPLQNKISNESPVGKAILGKKKGTVVDVSVPAGVIQYKIVDIKKL
- a CDS encoding TetR/AcrR family transcriptional regulator; translated protein: MPKIVDHDKQRVLVAEAAWRIIRKNGMEQASVRNIAEEAGISVGSMRHYFSTQSELLLFAMNLVSERVTSRIKRMSFDGHPMDNMKQLLLEFMPNTDEKMAEMEVWYAFTAKSKTDPAFKELADAVYNDIRRAVEMAIITLTELKLFRPDLNQELEIERLYALIDGLAVHAVLRPDQVNADLMDEALTLHLNSLCI
- a CDS encoding TrkH family potassium uptake protein, which codes for MKFRLHIAKFVSPPLILVGGFLLIISFGTVLLMLPFANQSGTHLAFIDALFTATSAACVTGLVVVDIGATFNLFGQIVIMILMQLGGLGFMTMATLFALVLGKRLSLKDRLLLKEAINADSMEGIVRIIRKVLIFSFTIEGVAAVILALRWAAEMPFMQAVYYGIFHSVSLFNNGGFDLFGNSFQYYTGDWIFNVTASILVVSGGLGFVVLNDLFEYRKRRRLSLQSKLVLSVSGALIGIGAVVLFIFEFTNGHTLGSLTWSEKIYAAFFQSVSTRSSGTSTIDITQMRQATQFFFILLMFIGASPGSTGGGIKTTTFLIMIGAVYAMIRGNKDIVFFRQRVPKDLLMRALTIIMVSLSIFMVVVMLLLTTEDAPFLSLMFEAASAIGTVGLSVGVTHEMTNWGKIIITFTMFVGRIGPLTIAYALRPRKEKKLYRHPEGRIIIG